One window of the Chryseobacterium sp. CY350 genome contains the following:
- the hutG gene encoding formimidoylglutamase, whose protein sequence is MIWQGRLDGEEPLYHRLFQRVQEAENHDLIITNDFVLHGFAVDEGVIRNKGREGAKDAPDLIRKNMANFPVIMPDFSMLDFGNVTCDDGDLEQAQQKLSENVSKVMAKGARSLVLGGGHEVTFAHYSGIRNAFPDKKIGIINIDAHFDNRRPEDGVGATSGTGFWQIAQEQNNHTLHIGIQRNSNTLKLFDTAHQLGMKYILADELFFENLPSVYERIDELLEMVDILYLTICMDVFNTSIAPGVSAAAYNGIFADAAFMHFYKHILKSEKLVALDVAEVNPQFDIQERTARLAASLANEWLMI, encoded by the coding sequence ATGATCTGGCAAGGAAGATTAGACGGAGAAGAACCATTATATCACAGACTTTTTCAGCGTGTGCAGGAAGCAGAAAATCACGATCTTATTATAACTAATGATTTCGTTTTACACGGTTTTGCAGTAGATGAAGGTGTGATAAGAAATAAAGGTAGAGAAGGTGCAAAAGATGCTCCCGATCTTATCAGAAAAAATATGGCAAATTTCCCAGTCATCATGCCGGATTTTTCGATGCTTGATTTTGGAAATGTTACTTGTGATGATGGAGATTTAGAACAAGCACAGCAAAAACTATCTGAAAATGTTTCCAAAGTAATGGCCAAAGGTGCAAGATCTCTGGTTTTAGGCGGTGGTCATGAGGTTACATTTGCTCACTATTCCGGTATTAGGAATGCTTTTCCCGATAAGAAAATAGGGATTATTAACATTGATGCACATTTTGATAACCGACGACCTGAAGATGGAGTAGGAGCAACCTCCGGTACTGGATTTTGGCAGATTGCTCAGGAACAGAACAATCATACGCTTCATATTGGAATTCAGAGAAATTCAAATACTTTAAAATTGTTTGATACCGCTCATCAGCTTGGTATGAAATATATTTTGGCAGACGAACTTTTTTTTGAAAATCTACCGTCAGTTTATGAGCGTATTGATGAACTCTTAGAAATGGTAGATATTCTTTATCTTACTATATGCATGGATGTTTTTAATACTTCAATCGCACCCGGAGTTTCTGCAGCGGCATACAATGGGATTTTTGCAGATGCTGCATTTATGCACTTTTACAAACATATTTTAAAGAGCGAAAAGCTTGTCGCATTGGATGTAGCAGAAGTTAATCCTCAATTTGATATTCAGGAAAGAACAGCTAGATTGGCAGCTAGTCTTGCGAATGAATGGTTGATGATTTAA
- a CDS encoding DUF695 domain-containing protein yields the protein MSVLKIHYNVENNNGLPEKHDYDLLTDMEEKLIAELKNGNGHLYIGRESADSIKETYFASKDFREPSIVFQKIIKDNPEYKMTLEIYKDKYWQSFERYNINQNN from the coding sequence ATTTCAGTTCTGAAAATACACTACAATGTAGAAAATAATAACGGTCTTCCCGAGAAGCATGACTACGATCTACTCACTGATATGGAAGAAAAACTGATCGCAGAACTTAAAAATGGAAACGGTCATTTATACATTGGCAGGGAAAGTGCAGATAGTATTAAAGAGACTTATTTTGCAAGTAAAGATTTCAGAGAGCCATCCATAGTTTTTCAGAAGATAATTAAAGATAATCCTGAATACAAGATGACGCTGGAAATTTACAAAGACAAATACTGGCAAAGTTTCGAACGCTATAACATCAATCAAAACAATTAA
- the hutI gene encoding imidazolonepropionase yields MKLIGPFKQVVTLANLPLRGKLSDEQLEIIIDGGIIVGDNTIQKVGNFETLKSENQNIKIEAVEGDQIVLPAFVDSHTHICFGGNRANDFAMRNAGKSYLEIAENGGGIWSSVQHTRNASKEELLKTLLERINILIDLGITTIEVKSGYGLDVENELKMLRIIKEAQSQTRATLVPTCLSAHLKPRDFDGDNKAYLNYILNEILPKVKEENLAKRVDIFIEKSAFQPEESKEFLLKTKDLGFKITVHADQFTAGSSRIAVEVGAQSADHLEATIDEDIEFLAQSDTVATALPGASLGLGEKFTPARKLLDAGAILAIASDWNPGSAPMGNLITQASILATFEKLTTAEVLAGITFRSAYALGLEDRGRLAAGLKADFVTYKTDNFQNVLYNQGSLKAQNVFIDGVKAK; encoded by the coding sequence ATGAAATTAATTGGACCTTTCAAGCAAGTTGTAACACTTGCCAATCTTCCGCTAAGAGGAAAACTTTCTGACGAACAACTCGAAATTATTATTGATGGAGGAATTATAGTCGGTGACAATACCATCCAAAAAGTAGGAAATTTTGAAACTTTAAAATCAGAAAATCAAAATATAAAAATCGAAGCAGTTGAAGGTGATCAGATTGTTCTTCCGGCTTTTGTAGACTCACATACTCATATTTGTTTCGGTGGAAACCGGGCGAATGATTTTGCTATGCGGAATGCAGGAAAAAGCTATCTGGAAATTGCAGAAAACGGAGGAGGAATCTGGAGTTCGGTACAACATACCAGAAATGCCTCAAAAGAAGAATTATTAAAGACTTTATTAGAAAGAATAAATATTTTAATTGATTTAGGAATAACAACCATTGAAGTAAAAAGCGGATACGGTCTGGATGTTGAAAATGAATTAAAAATGCTTCGAATCATTAAAGAAGCTCAGTCTCAAACACGGGCAACTTTGGTTCCTACCTGTTTGTCTGCGCATCTGAAACCTAGGGATTTTGATGGAGATAATAAAGCTTATTTGAATTATATTTTAAATGAAATTTTACCCAAAGTAAAAGAAGAAAACCTTGCTAAAAGAGTAGATATATTTATTGAAAAATCAGCATTTCAACCGGAGGAAAGTAAAGAATTCTTGTTGAAAACTAAAGATTTAGGTTTTAAAATTACAGTTCATGCAGATCAGTTTACAGCAGGAAGTTCAAGAATAGCAGTAGAAGTTGGAGCTCAATCGGCAGACCATCTGGAAGCAACAATTGATGAAGATATTGAGTTTTTGGCTCAATCGGATACAGTTGCAACTGCGCTTCCTGGGGCAAGTTTAGGCTTAGGTGAAAAATTTACTCCTGCTAGAAAATTATTAGATGCAGGTGCAATTTTAGCAATCGCAAGTGACTGGAATCCCGGATCTGCTCCGATGGGAAATTTAATTACACAGGCTTCTATTTTAGCAACATTCGAAAAACTGACGACAGCAGAAGTTTTGGCGGGAATTACTTTTCGCTCTGCTTATGCTCTGGGTCTGGAAGACAGAGGACGATTAGCAGCCGGACTTAAAGCTGATTTTGTGACCTATAAAACAGATAATTTTCAGAATGTTTTGTACAATCAGGGAAGTTTAAAAGCGCAGAATGTTTTTATAGATGGTGTGAAAGCAAAATAA